In Spirochaetales bacterium, a single window of DNA contains:
- a CDS encoding GNAT family N-acetyltransferase codes for MGWKIAGRTSYPEIKDFLLAREWSCASFSDRFKRMHSISLKQKEHCIIIINKDTHPQRIREAVMFTQYGLILPVLESNPPSGEVSLNGILQCLGDYMKKLHSVMGLMEHVVTIERILGDKPSEKVDYYLMTAAPHEAKIPERIDIPYITIRRARIRDAGLLYPLQKQYELEEVFLNPARFKPSGCLAHLKRNLGTEINYLAEINGIPIAKAGTNAQGFLVDQIGGVFTQKEFRNRGIGYAIMARLLNDIFKKHKLATLFVKKNNTPAITLYRKIGFSIRENFRINYYY; via the coding sequence ATGGGCTGGAAGATCGCAGGGCGCACTTCGTATCCGGAAATAAAGGATTTTCTTCTCGCGAGAGAATGGAGTTGTGCGTCGTTCAGTGACAGATTCAAAAGAATGCATTCAATCAGTCTCAAGCAGAAAGAGCATTGCATCATTATCATCAATAAAGACACCCATCCCCAACGTATCCGTGAGGCGGTCATGTTCACGCAATACGGACTCATCCTTCCTGTTCTCGAATCGAACCCGCCGTCCGGGGAAGTATCGTTGAACGGGATTCTGCAATGCCTTGGCGATTACATGAAAAAACTTCATTCGGTGATGGGCTTGATGGAACATGTTGTCACGATCGAACGGATCCTGGGAGACAAGCCTTCGGAAAAAGTCGATTACTATCTCATGACCGCAGCCCCGCATGAAGCGAAAATTCCGGAAAGAATCGATATCCCCTACATAACGATCAGGCGCGCCCGTATTCGTGATGCGGGACTGCTTTATCCCCTCCAGAAGCAGTACGAACTCGAAGAGGTATTCCTCAATCCGGCGCGATTCAAACCGTCCGGCTGTCTCGCCCATTTGAAAAGAAATCTCGGCACGGAAATCAACTACCTTGCTGAAATTAACGGGATACCGATCGCGAAAGCGGGAACGAATGCGCAGGGGTTTTTGGTCGATCAGATCGGTGGGGTTTTTACACAGAAAGAGTTTCGGAACAGGGGGATCGGTTATGCCATTATGGCGAGACTCTTGAACGACATTTTCAAAAAACACAAGCTTGCCACTCTTTTCGTCAAAAAGAACAACACGCCGGCGATTACCCTGTACAGAAAAATCGGTTTTTCCATACGCGAAAACTTCAGGATAAACTATTATTACTGA
- a CDS encoding response regulator: MKTSDHRHHIHIRDLVAIGIVMAVCAILPSCSIIGKNISVPVVKGGVLDLRDWNFRKNGSVALNGQWEIYWNRLLVPEDFIGENKPAPTGYIDVPGFWKGKTIGGTRLDESGFATYRLRLLLPDNERRVGLKFQIVFSSYRLFVGDRFLLETGKVGRTGETSRPEMKPRIVFIEAVKEADVLLQISNFEMEQGGVWTSMTIGDQEHILQEREQRLGFEIFLFGAILIIGCYHLVFFASKLREKSFLFFGLFCIFIAFRIILHSERFFLSLFPDINWRLFINLQVLTFYLSVPCFIQFIFYLYPDETSKYFPRIFTVLHAVACFTLLLPYVISNAILTVMQLVTVAACLYIFIIIAKAFRNKRNGVIVFLIGFSVLFVTVVHDLLYTQEIIVSTHLIPIGQFVFIFCQAILLNLRFSSTFVEVEKMSRNLNMLLEQRKKYSEELEKEVESRTKDVIEVNRALVRSMDEANRANQAKSIFLANMSHELRTPLNAISGFAEIIEKSNDIEETKKFSKTIVKESEKLLELINQVLNMSKIEAGKLELEIVPFLLSELLSSIASFYGLQAEETGLSFSMTVDDDVPAALKGDPLRLRQILVNLIGNAVKFTEKGGISVNVTKNRKRGTRKVELKFSITDTGIGIPDDKQDIIFNNFEQVETSIARKYGGTGLGTAIANQLTGLMGGKMGVKSKPGEGSTFWFTASFGIPREDELKDVHKFEIKKLPSKIDATVLIVDDYQTNLKVAQIHLQNTGCHVLAAENGRKGIEVFGAHHCDLVLMDIQMPEMDGYAATRYIREELGNKDIPIIGLTAHAFDSDRQKCLEAGMNDVLTKPFQKKQLIEKVTYWLVSSAAFDASKICYKHEYVRPSIKDRVVAEEPDVLKPVDMERAYEEFEGDMEFFFNILFKFLENLKTQIILMKSAFGKKDKRTLVMEAHKLKGGAANITAYRISRVAFAIQKGAENERWDTVRSAIDELSSETDLLNDFYISEKVNSKEKGAEIKRSQ; the protein is encoded by the coding sequence ATGAAAACATCCGATCATCGACATCACATTCACATCCGGGACCTTGTTGCCATCGGTATCGTGATGGCGGTATGCGCGATCCTCCCTTCATGCAGCATCATCGGAAAGAATATCAGCGTACCGGTCGTAAAAGGGGGCGTTCTCGATCTCCGCGACTGGAATTTTCGGAAAAACGGATCTGTCGCACTGAACGGGCAATGGGAAATTTACTGGAACCGTCTGCTCGTTCCTGAAGATTTTATCGGAGAGAATAAACCCGCGCCGACCGGTTACATCGATGTTCCCGGATTCTGGAAGGGAAAAACGATCGGAGGCACACGGCTCGATGAAAGCGGTTTTGCCACCTACCGTCTCAGGCTTCTGCTGCCGGATAACGAAAGGAGAGTGGGACTCAAATTCCAGATCGTTTTTTCCTCTTACCGTTTATTCGTCGGGGACAGATTCTTGCTTGAAACCGGAAAAGTGGGCAGAACCGGAGAAACCTCACGGCCGGAGATGAAGCCGCGTATCGTCTTTATTGAAGCGGTAAAGGAAGCCGATGTACTGCTTCAGATATCGAACTTTGAGATGGAACAGGGTGGAGTCTGGACTTCGATGACGATCGGGGACCAGGAGCATATTCTGCAGGAACGGGAGCAGCGCCTCGGTTTTGAAATATTTCTCTTTGGAGCGATTCTCATCATCGGCTGTTATCATCTGGTTTTCTTCGCGAGTAAACTCCGGGAAAAATCTTTTTTGTTTTTCGGACTGTTCTGTATTTTTATCGCGTTCCGGATTATCCTCCATTCTGAGCGTTTTTTCCTCTCGCTTTTCCCCGACATCAACTGGCGGCTTTTTATTAATCTTCAAGTGCTTACCTTTTACCTGAGTGTCCCCTGTTTCATCCAGTTTATTTTTTACCTGTATCCCGATGAAACTTCCAAATACTTTCCCCGTATTTTTACCGTTCTGCACGCGGTCGCCTGTTTTACCCTTTTGCTTCCATATGTCATAAGCAACGCGATCCTGACCGTTATGCAGCTTGTCACCGTGGCCGCGTGTCTTTACATATTCATTATCATCGCTAAAGCCTTCAGGAACAAACGGAACGGCGTTATCGTGTTTTTGATCGGATTTTCTGTTTTATTCGTCACCGTCGTTCACGATCTTCTCTACACACAGGAAATTATCGTCAGTACGCATCTTATTCCCATCGGACAGTTTGTCTTTATTTTCTGTCAGGCGATTCTTCTCAATCTTCGTTTTTCATCGACCTTTGTCGAAGTGGAAAAAATGTCGAGAAACCTCAACATGCTTTTGGAGCAGCGTAAGAAATATTCGGAAGAACTCGAAAAGGAGGTGGAATCCAGAACAAAAGACGTGATCGAAGTCAACAGGGCACTGGTAAGGTCGATGGACGAAGCAAACAGGGCGAATCAGGCAAAGAGTATTTTTCTGGCGAATATGAGTCATGAACTGAGAACACCGCTCAATGCAATTTCGGGATTCGCCGAAATTATCGAAAAATCGAACGATATCGAGGAAACAAAGAAATTCTCGAAAACCATTGTCAAGGAATCGGAAAAACTACTCGAACTCATCAATCAGGTGCTGAACATGTCGAAGATCGAGGCCGGTAAACTCGAACTCGAAATTGTTCCGTTCCTGCTTTCCGAGCTTCTTTCATCGATCGCCAGTTTTTACGGTCTCCAGGCGGAAGAAACGGGCCTCAGTTTTTCGATGACCGTCGATGACGATGTCCCCGCCGCCCTGAAAGGGGATCCCCTCAGACTGCGTCAGATTCTGGTGAACCTCATCGGCAACGCGGTGAAGTTTACCGAAAAAGGTGGTATTTCCGTCAACGTAACAAAAAATCGTAAGCGGGGAACGAGAAAGGTCGAACTGAAGTTTTCCATTACGGATACCGGTATCGGGATTCCCGACGACAAGCAGGATATCATATTCAATAATTTCGAACAGGTCGAAACATCGATTGCGAGAAAATACGGCGGCACGGGGCTCGGAACCGCGATCGCGAATCAACTGACCGGCCTTATGGGCGGGAAGATGGGGGTGAAAAGCAAACCGGGTGAAGGAAGCACGTTCTGGTTTACCGCAAGCTTCGGGATCCCTCGTGAAGACGAACTGAAAGACGTACACAAATTCGAGATAAAGAAACTGCCCTCGAAGATCGATGCGACCGTACTTATCGTCGATGATTATCAGACGAATCTGAAAGTCGCACAGATACATCTGCAAAACACGGGATGCCATGTGCTCGCGGCGGAAAACGGGAGAAAAGGGATCGAGGTGTTCGGGGCTCACCATTGCGATCTTGTTCTGATGGATATACAGATGCCGGAAATGGACGGATATGCGGCGACACGGTATATACGAGAGGAACTCGGCAACAAGGATATACCGATCATCGGGCTTACCGCCCACGCATTCGACAGCGACCGGCAAAAATGTCTGGAAGCGGGAATGAATGACGTACTTACCAAACCCTTTCAAAAGAAACAACTCATTGAAAAGGTGACGTATTGGCTTGTCAGTTCCGCGGCATTCGACGCGTCGAAAATCTGTTACAAACACGAATATGTGCGGCCTTCCATAAAAGACCGGGTTGTCGCGGAAGAACCGGATGTCCTCAAGCCGGTGGATATGGAACGGGCGTATGAGGAGTTTGAAGGGGATATGGAATTTTTTTTCAATATTCTTTTTAAATTCCTTGAAAACCTCAAAACACAGATTATACTTATGAAAAGTGCGTTCGGAAAAAAGGATAAACGGACACTGGTCATGGAAGCACATAAATTGAAGGGGGGGGCGGCGAATATCACCGCGTACCGTATCTCGCGTGTCGCCTTCGCGATACAGAAAGGTGCGGAAAACGAACGGTGGGATACCGTTCGATCGGCCATTGATGAACTTTCATCCGAAACCGATCTGCTCAATGATTTTTATATCTCCGAGAAAGTAAACAGTAAGGAAAAAGGAGCGGAAATAAAGCGTTCACAATGA
- a CDS encoding phospho-sugar mutase: MDKQTILKRAEDYIFLEKDTRFREEVERLVAEGDIDALNDRFYTDLEFGTGGLRGIIGGGYNRMNPFVVKRATQGLANYIKKTAPAESASVVIAYDSRLHSDTFAEEAAGVLTGNNIRVYLFGRLKPTPELSFAVRYFKAAAGIVITASHNPPEYNGYKVVWNDGAQILPPHDEGIIEEVKAVTNDITVLDKKEAIDRGLLIMIDRDVDKAFIKTVKDLSLRPQLVRERGKELKVVYTPLCGTGAVPVSRALSELGIDVIFVPDQKDPDSNFNGLKYPNPEEASALEKAVALGRKVKADIVMGTDPDADRLGIAVPEKNGRFNLLTGNQLGALLVDYIFMSLKEMGKLPPRCAMVKTIVTSELGRLVAEDYGAICFDTLTGFKYIGEKIREFESNHDGPQFVMGYEESYGYLIGTNVRDKDAVTAATLACEMALYHLSKNISVLDRLNQLYHKYGYFEESLISKYFKGESGIKTMQLLMDKLRNEAPEKIGGENVKLVKDYKTGTTRYMETGEKVKDISLPSSNVLQFFLADDSIISVRPSGTEPKIKFYTSVRSDAGLDLEKAKTIVGEKTEKISEEINNLIDSI, from the coding sequence ATGGACAAGCAGACGATTTTAAAAAGGGCAGAAGATTATATCTTTCTTGAAAAAGACACGCGTTTCAGAGAGGAAGTGGAGCGACTTGTCGCAGAGGGTGATATCGATGCTTTGAATGACCGTTTTTATACCGATCTCGAGTTCGGGACCGGGGGTCTTCGTGGGATTATCGGCGGCGGGTACAATCGAATGAATCCGTTCGTTGTGAAGCGTGCGACACAGGGGCTTGCCAATTATATCAAGAAAACCGCCCCGGCGGAAAGCGCTTCCGTCGTTATTGCCTATGATTCACGGCTTCATTCGGATACCTTTGCTGAAGAAGCAGCCGGGGTTCTGACCGGAAACAATATACGCGTGTATCTGTTCGGCAGACTGAAGCCGACCCCGGAGCTTTCCTTTGCCGTACGATATTTCAAGGCCGCGGCCGGCATCGTGATAACGGCGAGTCATAACCCGCCAGAATATAACGGGTACAAAGTCGTCTGGAACGACGGGGCGCAGATATTGCCGCCGCATGATGAGGGAATTATCGAAGAAGTAAAAGCGGTAACGAACGATATCACCGTCCTCGATAAAAAAGAAGCGATCGATCGGGGTCTTTTAATCATGATCGACCGGGACGTCGATAAAGCCTTTATCAAGACGGTGAAGGATCTCTCGCTTCGTCCGCAGCTCGTCAGGGAACGGGGAAAGGAACTTAAGGTCGTTTATACTCCACTTTGCGGAACGGGTGCCGTTCCCGTATCCAGGGCGCTTTCCGAACTCGGGATCGATGTGATATTCGTGCCCGACCAGAAAGATCCCGACAGTAATTTTAACGGATTGAAGTATCCCAATCCGGAAGAAGCTTCCGCCCTGGAGAAAGCGGTCGCGCTGGGAAGAAAGGTAAAGGCGGACATCGTCATGGGGACCGATCCGGATGCCGACAGACTCGGTATCGCCGTTCCGGAAAAAAACGGGCGCTTTAACCTGTTGACCGGAAATCAGCTTGGCGCGCTTCTTGTCGATTACATATTTATGAGTCTCAAGGAGATGGGAAAACTTCCTCCCAGGTGCGCGATGGTAAAAACAATAGTCACATCGGAACTCGGACGTCTCGTCGCCGAGGATTACGGCGCAATCTGTTTCGATACCCTCACCGGTTTCAAATATATCGGTGAAAAGATTCGGGAATTCGAATCGAATCATGACGGCCCGCAATTCGTCATGGGATATGAGGAAAGCTACGGATACCTGATCGGAACGAATGTCCGTGACAAGGATGCGGTAACGGCCGCGACATTGGCGTGTGAAATGGCACTCTACCATCTTTCGAAGAATATATCCGTACTCGATCGTCTCAACCAGCTTTATCATAAGTACGGTTATTTTGAAGAAAGCCTCATATCGAAATATTTCAAGGGAGAAAGCGGAATAAAAACAATGCAGCTCCTTATGGACAAACTGAGGAATGAGGCGCCGGAGAAAATCGGCGGAGAAAACGTGAAGTTGGTCAAGGATTATAAAACCGGGACGACCCGGTATATGGAAACCGGGGAAAAGGTGAAAGATATCAGCCTGCCTTCGTCGAATGTTCTCCAGTTTTTCCTCGCCGACGATAGTATCATCTCCGTGCGGCCGTCGGGAACGGAGCCGAAGATCAAATTCTATACATCAGTCAGGAGTGACGCCGGACTGGATTTGGAAAAAGCGAAAACGATCGTGGGTGAAAAGACAGAAAAGATATCCGAAGAGATTAATAACCTCATCGATTCCATATAA
- the trxB gene encoding thioredoxin-disulfide reductase, with product MEPDRDLIIIGAGAAGLSAAQYGARANLNVLLIEEMAAGGQAMIIDRLENYPGFVEPVTGYVFSQKMEEQARRFGAEILNDTVTSLKKEDGCFYVETYGGNYTSYTVLLATGAKHRTLNIPGEKEFSGKGVSYCATCDGPLFKGKKMFVVGGGDAACDEAMFLAKLSDNIIMVHRRDRFRAQKALAARVLNNDNIEVRFNTELKEIKGGVMVDSVLLYDNQKKSEFSEAADAVFIFIGSEPQTQLVKGFDLDYDESSSVITDQKMQTKVAGLYVAGDVRATPFRQLVVAAGEGAIAAHAASQYIDEQKGQAYL from the coding sequence ATGGAACCTGACAGGGATTTGATCATTATCGGGGCCGGCGCGGCCGGACTCAGTGCTGCACAATACGGGGCGAGGGCGAATCTTAACGTATTGTTGATCGAGGAGATGGCGGCCGGAGGACAGGCAATGATCATCGACAGGCTTGAGAATTATCCCGGTTTTGTCGAACCGGTGACCGGGTATGTTTTTTCACAAAAAATGGAAGAGCAGGCCCGCCGGTTCGGTGCCGAGATCCTCAATGATACGGTAACCTCGCTGAAAAAAGAAGACGGGTGTTTTTACGTGGAGACATACGGGGGGAACTACACGTCATATACGGTGCTGCTTGCGACAGGGGCAAAACACAGGACACTGAACATACCGGGTGAAAAAGAGTTCAGCGGCAAGGGTGTTTCGTATTGCGCGACCTGCGACGGCCCCCTGTTCAAGGGGAAAAAAATGTTCGTCGTCGGCGGCGGTGATGCGGCCTGTGATGAAGCGATGTTTCTCGCCAAACTTTCCGATAATATTATCATGGTACACAGGCGGGACCGTTTCCGTGCACAGAAAGCCCTGGCGGCGAGGGTGTTGAACAACGACAATATCGAAGTACGGTTCAATACCGAATTGAAGGAGATAAAGGGCGGTGTCATGGTCGATAGTGTCCTCCTCTACGATAATCAAAAAAAATCGGAATTTTCGGAAGCGGCCGATGCTGTTTTCATTTTCATAGGATCGGAACCACAGACACAACTGGTAAAAGGCTTTGATCTGGACTACGATGAAAGCAGCTCCGTTATCACCGATCAGAAGATGCAAACGAAAGTTGCCGGGCTTTATGTGGCCGGAGATGTGAGGGCAACCCCTTTCAGGCAACTCGTCGTCGCGGCCGGAGAAGGGGCCATCGCAGCGCACGCCGCTTCCCAGTACATCGATGAACAGAAAGGACAGGCATACTTATAA
- a CDS encoding methyltransferase domain-containing protein yields the protein MASRFFYVTAKYGLFLLPVIISVQDAMMKKPLPYDAYDELADSYAVMVDTKPHNALYNTPAVISLLPDVQNAHILDAGCGPGFFTEILLKKGAVVTAFDANEKMIRHARARVGEKVTLLRANMEEPLAFLGDNTVDGVLSSLAVTYVKDHTPLFAEFSRVLHPGGWLVFSTEHPFFSYRYFNIDNYFETREVSCVWKGFGKHVTMPSYYHSLGSIAEALSGNGFVIERILEPRPLPEFKFTSPEDYEDLMKFPLFICIRAITRTA from the coding sequence ATGGCCTCACGCTTTTTTTATGTCACGGCGAAGTATGGACTTTTTCTTCTTCCCGTAATAATATCGGTACAGGACGCCATGATGAAAAAACCGTTACCGTACGACGCGTATGATGAACTGGCCGATTCATACGCTGTGATGGTCGATACAAAACCACATAACGCTTTGTACAATACACCGGCAGTCATTTCCCTGCTGCCGGATGTACAAAACGCTCATATCCTCGACGCCGGCTGCGGTCCCGGTTTTTTTACCGAAATTTTATTGAAGAAAGGTGCCGTTGTCACCGCCTTTGATGCAAACGAGAAGATGATCCGGCATGCGCGGGCTCGTGTCGGAGAAAAAGTCACGCTTCTTAGGGCGAACATGGAAGAGCCGCTCGCGTTTTTAGGTGACAATACCGTTGACGGCGTACTCAGTTCTTTAGCGGTTACCTATGTAAAGGATCATACGCCGCTTTTTGCCGAGTTCAGCCGTGTTTTACATCCGGGCGGCTGGCTTGTCTTTTCAACGGAGCATCCCTTTTTTTCCTACCGTTATTTTAACATCGACAATTATTTTGAAACCAGAGAAGTAAGCTGTGTCTGGAAAGGTTTCGGCAAACACGTGACAATGCCGAGTTACTATCACAGCCTGGGAAGTATTGCTGAGGCCTTAAGCGGTAACGGATTCGTCATCGAACGGATACTGGAACCCAGGCCGCTTCCGGAATTCAAATTCACCTCCCCTGAGGATTATGAAGACCTCATGAAATTCCCGTTATTCATCTGTATAAGGGCAATTACGCGTACGGCTTAA
- a CDS encoding sigma-70 family RNA polymerase sigma factor — protein sequence MKSTQAVVTLLVTNQGFYAINCTEGKKRGMTERYPDNTDDRLKQEELYTSGWFSKAKEKDEEGLTVFYHLYKRELFAYIVRRLGRYEDAEDLLVKVFEKIFLNFHKIFSMSALRPYIYRITRNAVFEYYRKKKTVKSRETVNLDDVVLESHYGNPGDILEKKEEIIRLREAMLMLPATEYEVLKLFYDTRKSTKEIASAAGKSVRSIESILYRGRKRLGTILEQPESSVYPGIVNAGKDSAVDGTDSAVDGKDSAVDGKDSAVEWKESV from the coding sequence GTGAAATCGACACAGGCTGTCGTAACGCTGCTGGTGACAAATCAAGGTTTTTATGCTATCAATTGCACAGAGGGTAAAAAAAGGGGAATGACGGAGAGGTATCCCGATAACACAGACGATCGCCTGAAGCAGGAAGAACTCTACACATCCGGATGGTTTTCGAAGGCAAAGGAGAAAGACGAAGAAGGGCTGACCGTATTCTATCATCTGTATAAAAGGGAGCTTTTCGCCTATATCGTGCGCCGTCTCGGAAGGTATGAGGATGCGGAGGACCTTCTCGTAAAAGTTTTTGAAAAGATTTTTCTCAATTTTCACAAAATATTTTCCATGTCGGCACTCAGGCCTTATATATACAGGATTACCCGGAACGCGGTCTTTGAATATTACAGAAAGAAAAAAACGGTGAAAAGCCGGGAAACGGTGAACCTCGATGACGTCGTACTTGAAAGTCATTACGGTAATCCCGGCGATATACTCGAAAAAAAAGAGGAAATTATCCGCCTGCGCGAAGCAATGCTTATGCTGCCAGCCACCGAATATGAGGTGCTGAAGCTTTTCTATGACACGCGGAAATCGACAAAAGAAATCGCGTCTGCGGCCGGTAAATCGGTCAGATCGATCGAATCGATCCTTTACCGCGGAAGAAAGCGACTCGGCACTATCCTGGAACAACCTGAATCGTCCGTATACCCCGGAATCGTCAATGCGGGAAAGGATTCGGCCGTGGATGGAACGGATTCGGCCGTGGATGGAAAGGATTCGGCCGTGGATGGAAAGGATTCGGCCGTGGAGTGGAAGGAGTCGGTATGA
- a CDS encoding MBL fold metallo-hydrolase has product MNKITVILLIVFAAFGCTGKNPAVDRGPGNHERGVEDVMVNFQTDTFQLENGTLSISFIGHGTLLMNYNGKIIHIDPVSMYADYSAMPAADVILVTHSHPDHLDSNAIEKIRKISTVVILDGESSRRIQDGIVMKNGDIREIDGITIEAVPAYNTTAGRSNYHPKGRDNGYILSLGGKRVYIAGDTENTPEMQKLENIDIAFLPMNQPYTMTPGQVAEAVSAFKPGIVYPYHYGKTDTSLLTGMLARQDHTEIRIRDLQ; this is encoded by the coding sequence ATGAACAAAATAACAGTCATCCTGTTAATCGTTTTCGCGGCATTTGGCTGCACGGGTAAAAATCCGGCCGTCGATCGCGGACCGGGCAATCACGAGAGAGGAGTGGAGGATGTCATGGTAAATTTTCAGACAGATACATTTCAGTTGGAAAACGGAACGCTGAGCATTTCGTTTATCGGACATGGAACGCTTCTCATGAATTATAACGGTAAAATCATTCATATCGATCCGGTTTCCATGTATGCTGATTATTCCGCAATGCCTGCGGCCGATGTGATACTTGTCACGCACAGCCACCCCGATCACCTGGATTCGAATGCGATCGAAAAAATACGAAAAATCTCGACCGTCGTCATCCTCGACGGGGAGTCTTCCCGGCGGATACAAGACGGTATCGTCATGAAAAACGGCGATATACGGGAAATCGACGGTATAACGATCGAGGCGGTTCCTGCGTATAATACGACAGCCGGTCGAAGCAATTATCATCCGAAAGGGAGGGATAACGGGTATATCCTCTCGCTTGGCGGGAAACGGGTATACATCGCCGGAGACACGGAAAATACCCCTGAAATGCAAAAACTCGAAAACATCGATATCGCATTTCTCCCCATGAATCAACCGTACACGATGACACCGGGCCAGGTGGCGGAAGCGGTCAGCGCATTCAAGCCGGGAATTGTCTATCCGTATCACTATGGGAAAACGGACACATCGCTTTTAACCGGTATGCTGGCACGGCAGGACCATACGGAAATTCGCATACGCGACCTTCAATAA
- a CDS encoding response regulator has product MKLLIVDDELVSREKLNRYITDMGLETMVAHDGLSGYEIWEKERPHIVVTDWLMPEMTGIDLLKRIRRKEGDKSTYVIIATGKSEVKQMAFALEHGADDFITKPFQKAELTARIKSAERIINLGVRDSILVALAEVAESRDPATEYHLSRIRYYIKTLTDELGRRGNLTSETVYTFSEELALAGQLHDIGKIGIPDAVLLKPAKLDRDEYDIIKRHCVIGYRTLDRVEKNHHESSFLKLCKDVILYHHEKYDGSGYPYGLKGEDIPLPGAIAGLADVYDALVTRRVYKKAQSFEEAHDIIVSGTGTHFNPSVVEAFSGCHRTLEQIASDFKPYA; this is encoded by the coding sequence ATGAAATTATTAATCGTTGACGACGAACTGGTAAGCAGGGAAAAATTGAACCGTTATATCACGGATATGGGGTTGGAGACCATGGTCGCGCATGACGGTCTTTCGGGCTATGAAATCTGGGAAAAGGAACGGCCGCATATCGTCGTTACCGACTGGCTCATGCCGGAGATGACCGGAATAGATCTTCTAAAACGTATCCGCAGAAAAGAAGGAGATAAGTCGACCTATGTGATTATCGCAACGGGTAAAAGTGAAGTAAAACAGATGGCGTTCGCCCTCGAACACGGGGCGGATGATTTTATCACAAAGCCGTTTCAGAAAGCGGAACTGACGGCTCGCATCAAATCAGCGGAACGTATCATCAATTTAGGTGTGAGGGATTCCATTCTCGTCGCACTCGCGGAAGTCGCCGAATCGCGCGATCCCGCAACCGAATATCATCTTTCCCGTATCCGGTATTATATAAAAACATTGACGGACGAACTCGGGCGCAGGGGAAACCTTACCTCAGAAACGGTCTATACATTCAGCGAGGAACTCGCGCTTGCCGGTCAGCTGCACGATATAGGAAAAATCGGTATACCGGATGCGGTGTTGCTAAAACCCGCTAAACTGGATAGAGATGAATACGATATCATCAAACGTCATTGCGTAATCGGGTACCGTACCCTGGACCGGGTAGAAAAGAATCATCATGAATCATCTTTTTTAAAGCTTTGCAAGGATGTCATCCTCTATCATCACGAGAAGTATGACGGAAGCGGATATCCGTACGGCCTGAAAGGAGAGGACATACCCCTTCCCGGCGCGATCGCGGGACTGGCGGACGTCTATGATGCGCTTGTGACAAGACGTGTGTATAAAAAGGCCCAATCATTCGAAGAAGCGCATGATATTATCGTGTCGGGTACGGGCACACACTTCAATCCCTCCGTAGTGGAGGCATTTTCCGGATGTCACCGGACCCTGGAACAGATCGCCTCCGATTTTAAGCCGTACGCGTAA